The following are from one region of the Takifugu rubripes chromosome 12, fTakRub1.2, whole genome shotgun sequence genome:
- the thrap3b gene encoding thyroid hormone receptor-associated protein 3b isoform X5 codes for MCFRIKGSSTGEITRSCLSRKMSKALNSPVRSRSRSKSRSRSYSRSHSRSRSRSRSRKRHYRSRTRSHSRSHSPPHRNYPSRDNRGGFRGHNRGYRRPYHYRGRNRGYYSRGHYQNRGGGGGYGYKGNWQGGGGGGGGGGGGWHDRQDHRSHSPRRGRSRTPKKRSGSRSRSRFSDRSSSGKSRHSRRSSYSSHSRSSSPRHRSKSKPDSKDAKAASSQSERSGQAAEGSVIEKASGGKWIDYDTSPKQPSPDDKKEATNDPDGKGSSSGGTLWKTVGHVSSPDKSPTKSGEAAAFGGFGFFSKDDPKDGDKNVISAAFKKFLVENKSKKAGEKDSNKEQNTTEKEKEKGSKSGESFNTSFSDFKEDKVLPFFEAGEEEFLKSHGLKDHNLDEDGVPKATLSCRDIFGKWGDEPKYSTTYPAFKEKIRRDIEEDDSVEHMEEELYRSRKHGKKEEKSKKKEKKDKEKSRRSPSPPHAPREKERPLFPAAAAAAAAHQQSPIHHLSSTREEFELKITSLEDMPSSSLSRDLLSSKDPEIRSIFQLVQAAQLRRSPSELFAQHIVSVLHYIKAQHFQSSEMTLSERFAMYQRKAAEAEIRKPRKSPEIHRRIDVSPSAFKRHTHLFDDVEEAGYKDPTNRFKGDVMDLRLDIERRKRFAGREREDKRSPEGSRGPSRDRSSEKSGKRHKKSKKAKRKRDRSPSSSSSSSSPSPYPPHFKGKEFMGEGMDHPEEPYTFTRYPPQDFGGLADRGPRDYEGHNPERGRGRGFFPRVRGRGWNRGNYPGNNSNGNPANMNPVVRPPEEEWDPEYTPKSRKYYLCEKFGSNYRNVLMNTKSLEHVRTLL; via the exons ATGTGCTTCAGGATCAAAGGTAGCAGCACAG GGGAAATAACACGATCCTGCTTAAGTAGAAAAATGTCCAAGGCTTTGAATTCTCCAGTTCGCTCACGCTCCAGGTCCAAATCCAGGTCCAGATCTTACTCCAGATCTCACTCCAGGAGCCGCTCCCGTTCCAGATCCAGGAAACGTCATTATCG ATCTAGAACTCGGTCCCATTCTCGTTCTCATTCTCCACCCCATAGAAACTACCCATCCAGGGACAACAGAGGTGGGTTCAGAGGCCACAACCGAGGCTACCGGAGGCCCTATCATTACCGGGGAAGAAACCGAGGCTATTACTCACGTGGTCATTACCAgaacagaggtggaggtggcggCTATGGTTACAAGGGTAATTGGCAAGGAggcggaggtggtggtggtggcggtggtggaggGTGGCACGATCGCCAGGACCACCGTTCACACAGTCCCAGGAGGGGGCGTTCCCGCACGCCTAAGAAGCGCTCAGGCAGCCGGAGCCGGTCTCGCTTCTCCGACCGCTCATCTTCTGGCAAATCTCGACACTCTAGGCGATCCAGTTATTCCTCACATTCCCGGTCATCATCTCCACGTCACCGCAGCAAAAGCAAGCCCGACTCCAAGGATGCAAAAGCAGCCAGCAGTCAGTCTGAGAGGTCGGGTCAGGCAGCGGAGGGCAGCGTCATCGAAAAGGCATCTGGAGGTAAATGGATTGACTATGACACCAGTCCTAAACAGCCAAGCCCAGACGATAAGAAAGAAGCTACCAATGATCCCGATGGGAAAGGTTCTTCAAGTGGTGGCACCCTGTGGAAAACCGTTGGCCATGTGTCTTCTCCAGATAAGAGCCCTACAAAGTCGGGAGAAGCGGCAGCCTTCGGTGGCTTTGGCTTCTTCTCAAAGGATGATCCCAAAGACGGCGATAAGAATGTGATCTCTGCTGCCTTCAAAAA GTTCTTGGTtgagaacaaaagcaaaaaGGCTGGTGAGAAGGACAGCAACAAGGAGCAGAACActacagagaaagaaaaagagaagggaagCAAATCTGGAGAATCTTTCAACACTTCATTCAGTGATTTCAAAGAAGACAAGGTTCTGCCTTTCTTCgaagctggagaagaggagtTCCTCAAGTCCCACGGCCTGAAAGACCACAACCTGGATGAGGATGGCGTTCCTAAAGCCACCCTCAGTTGTcgggacatttttgggaagtggggCGACGAGCCAAAATACTCTACGACCTACCCggcttttaaagagaaaatccGGCGAGATATTGAAGAGGACGATTCTGTAGAGCACATGGAGGAGGAGCTCTACCGAAGCCGCAAGCATggcaagaaagaagagaagtccaaaaagaaagagaagaaagacaaggagaAATCCAGAAGGAGTCCGTCTCCTCCGCATGCCCCCAGGGAGAAGGAGCGCCCGCtgttccctgcagcagcagcagcagcagcagctcatcagcAGTCTCCTATACATCACCTGTCGTCAACACGGGAGGAGTTTGAACTGAAAATCACTTCTCTAGAGGATATGCCCAG TTCATCCTTGTCCCGTGATTTGCTCTCCAGTAAAGATCCAGAGATCCGATCCATTTTCCAGCTGGTTCAGGCAGCGCAGCTCCGCCGCAGCCCCTCCGAGCTCTTTGCTCAGCACATAGTCTCGGTTCTGCATTACATCAAAG CTCAACATTTCCAGTCCTCAGAAATGACTTTAAGTGAGCGATTTGCCATGTAccaaagaaaagctgcagaagcagaaatTAGGAAGCCACGAAAGAGCCCAGAAATTCACAG GAGAATCGATGTTTCCCCCAGTGCCTTTAAGAGGCACACTCACCTCTTTGATGATGTGGAGGAGGCCGGCTACAAG GACCCCACTAACAGGTTCAAAGGAGACGTAATGGACCTTCGCTTGGATATTGAAAGGCGTAAGAGGTTTGCTGGCAGAGAGCGTGAGGATAAGCGGAGTCCCGAAGGCTCCAGAGGGCCCAGTAGAGACAGGTCCTCCGAGAAATCTGGGAAACGCCACAAGAAGTCCAA gaagGCTAAAAGGAAGCGGGATcgctctccatcctcctcttcctcctcttcctccccatcCCCCTATCCTCCTCATTTCAAAGGCAAAGAGTTCATGGGAGAGGGGATGGATCACCCGGAGGAGCCCTACACATTCACTCGTTATCCTCCCCAGGATTTCGGTGGCCTTGCAGACCGAGGCCCCCGAGATTACGAGGGCCATAACCCCGAGCGAGGAAGAGGCCGCGGATTT TTCCCcagagtgagagggagaggcTGGAACAGAGGAAATTATCCAGGAAACAACAGTAATGGAAACCCTGCCAATATGAACCCAGTAGTGCGCCCCCCAGAGGAAGAGTGGGACCCTGAATACACCCCCAAGAGCAGGAAGTATTACCTG TGTGAAAAATTTGGATCAAATTACAGAAATGTTTTAATGAACACGAAATCATTGGAACACGTGAGAACATTGCTGTGA